From a region of the Synechococcus sp. RS9916 genome:
- the murQ gene encoding N-acetylmuramic acid 6-phosphate etherase has protein sequence MSRSLSPKPVVDASDDRGHLLTEQSNPRSRQLDTLPVADLVDLFISEDVKPQQAVAAASESIAQAVEGIAIRLAAGGRLFYVGAGTSGRLGVLDAAECPPTFCSPPELVQGVLAGGAPALLRSSEGLEDLRDAGADELRSRGLCEGDCVVGIAAGGTTPFVHGALDYALSTGALAIAMACVPADQAAMPCTIDIRLLTGPELLTGSTRLKAGTATKMALNVISTSVMVRLGKVYGNRMVDVAATNSKLVDRSLRILRDLADVPREQGMDLLRQSEGSVKLALLMAAADLDAEQARTVLNEHHQQLRPALAHCGAALRTA, from the coding sequence ATGAGCAGATCGTTGTCCCCCAAGCCAGTGGTTGACGCGTCAGACGATCGCGGTCACTTGCTCACCGAGCAGTCCAACCCCCGCAGTCGTCAACTCGACACCCTGCCCGTCGCTGATCTTGTCGATTTATTCATCAGCGAAGACGTCAAACCGCAACAGGCTGTGGCAGCAGCGTCGGAGTCCATTGCCCAGGCCGTTGAAGGAATTGCCATCCGCCTTGCTGCCGGTGGACGTTTGTTCTATGTCGGTGCCGGTACATCGGGGCGGCTCGGCGTACTGGATGCTGCGGAATGTCCTCCGACCTTCTGCAGTCCTCCTGAGCTGGTGCAAGGGGTTTTGGCTGGAGGGGCACCTGCCTTGTTGCGCAGTTCCGAAGGGCTGGAAGACCTCCGAGACGCAGGGGCCGATGAGTTGCGGAGTCGTGGTCTGTGCGAGGGGGACTGCGTGGTGGGCATCGCGGCTGGAGGGACAACGCCTTTCGTGCACGGAGCCTTGGATTACGCCCTCAGCACTGGAGCCTTGGCCATTGCCATGGCGTGTGTGCCTGCCGATCAGGCAGCCATGCCATGCACGATCGATATCCGCCTGCTCACGGGTCCTGAATTGCTCACCGGCTCCACGCGGCTGAAAGCGGGAACGGCCACAAAGATGGCCCTCAACGTGATCTCCACCTCCGTGATGGTGCGTCTCGGCAAGGTCTACGGAAACCGGATGGTGGATGTGGCTGCCACCAACAGCAAACTGGTGGACCGTTCCCTACGGATCCTGCGTGACCTCGCTGATGTCCCCCGGGAGCAGGGGATGGACTTGCTGCGTCAATCGGAGGGGTCGGTGAAGTTGGCCCTGCTCATGGCAGCCGCTGATCTCGATGCAGAACAGGCCAGGACGGTGCTCAATGAGCACCATCAACAGTTGCGTCCTGCCCTAGCCCACTGCGGAGCCGCCCTCAGGACGGCTTGA
- the ribBA gene encoding bifunctional 3,4-dihydroxy-2-butanone-4-phosphate synthase/GTP cyclohydrolase II yields the protein MPDALAAIRNGECVVVVDDESRENEGDLICAAQYATPDQINFMATHARGLICLAMEGKQLDALDLPLMVDRNTDANQTAFTVSIDAGPEHGVSTGISAEDRSRTIQVALQADARPSDLRRPGHIFPLRARQGGVLKRAGHTEAAIDLSALSGLIPAGVICEIQNQDGSMARLPQLRDYADQWNLRLISIADLIRYRLDNERFVVRQAHASLPSAFGDFKAIGYRNALDGSEHVAIVKGDPAQLSEPVLVRMHSECLTGDAFGSLRCDCRPQLEAALRQIEAEGEGVVVYLRQEGRGIGLINKLKAYSLQDGGLDTVEANEKLGFPADLRNYGVGAQILSDLGIHRLRLLTNNPRKIAGLGGYGLEVVDRVPLIIHPGDHNADYLAAKRDKLGHLFQAGEASAEAGNSPSNRGGHPSISTTVVSWDGDLDLLPQIRARCEQDAQSLNLVLTPTSSPRLLALWERPQVAWQIDNALDNQAGASFATRLQSLLEVMASWPETRRLGFYSAASVDQLNHPSQTLERVEEPLDQLRTGLIGVQGRLQEPTLVQWS from the coding sequence ATTCCCGACGCCCTCGCCGCCATCCGCAACGGCGAATGCGTTGTCGTTGTGGACGACGAAAGTCGCGAGAATGAAGGGGATCTGATCTGCGCGGCTCAATACGCCACCCCCGATCAGATCAACTTCATGGCCACCCACGCCCGGGGCTTGATCTGTCTGGCCATGGAGGGGAAGCAGCTCGACGCTCTCGATCTGCCTCTGATGGTGGATCGCAACACGGATGCCAATCAAACCGCCTTCACGGTGAGCATCGACGCCGGACCCGAACATGGCGTCTCAACCGGAATTTCCGCCGAAGATCGTTCCCGCACCATTCAGGTCGCTTTGCAAGCGGATGCCCGTCCGTCTGATTTGCGCCGACCTGGGCACATTTTTCCGCTGCGAGCCCGACAAGGTGGTGTCCTGAAAAGAGCGGGTCACACCGAAGCTGCGATTGATCTCTCAGCACTGTCTGGTCTGATTCCTGCCGGTGTGATCTGTGAGATCCAGAACCAAGACGGTTCCATGGCCCGTCTTCCGCAATTGCGGGACTACGCCGATCAATGGAATCTCCGCCTGATCAGCATTGCTGACCTGATCCGCTACCGACTCGACAACGAACGGTTTGTGGTGCGTCAAGCTCACGCTTCATTGCCCAGCGCCTTCGGCGATTTCAAAGCGATTGGTTATCGCAACGCGTTAGACGGCAGCGAGCATGTGGCCATCGTCAAAGGTGACCCAGCCCAGCTGAGCGAGCCAGTGTTGGTGCGCATGCATTCGGAATGCCTCACAGGTGATGCTTTCGGTTCCCTGCGCTGTGACTGTCGACCCCAGCTCGAAGCCGCCTTGCGCCAGATCGAGGCGGAAGGCGAGGGGGTTGTGGTGTATCTCCGCCAAGAGGGCCGTGGCATTGGTCTGATCAACAAACTCAAGGCCTACAGCCTTCAAGACGGAGGCCTCGACACCGTCGAAGCCAACGAGAAGCTCGGTTTCCCTGCTGATTTACGCAATTACGGCGTTGGCGCTCAGATCCTCAGCGATCTCGGGATTCACCGCCTACGGCTGCTCACCAACAACCCACGCAAAATTGCTGGTCTTGGCGGGTATGGATTGGAAGTCGTGGATCGCGTGCCCCTGATCATTCATCCCGGCGACCACAACGCCGATTACCTGGCTGCCAAACGGGACAAATTGGGCCACCTGTTTCAGGCAGGGGAAGCCTCCGCAGAAGCAGGCAACTCCCCCTCGAACCGTGGAGGACACCCCTCCATCAGCACAACCGTGGTGAGCTGGGACGGTGACTTGGATCTCTTGCCCCAAATTCGGGCCCGCTGTGAACAGGACGCCCAGAGCCTGAACCTCGTGCTCACCCCAACGTCGTCTCCCCGGCTTCTCGCCCTGTGGGAACGCCCCCAAGTGGCCTGGCAGATCGACAACGCGCTGGACAATCAGGCTGGAGCCTCGTTTGCGACCCGACTGCAGTCGCTGCTCGAGGTGATGGCGTCTTGGCCTGAAACGCGACGGCTGGGGTTTTACTCGGCTGCGTCGGTGGATCAACTCAATCACCCCTCACAAACCCTGGAGCGGGTTGAGGAGCCTTTGGATCAATTAAGGACGGGGCTGATTGGAGTACAGGGCCGGTTGCAAGAACCGACCCTTGTGCAATGGAGCTAA
- the mtnP gene encoding S-methyl-5'-thioadenosine phosphorylase — protein sequence MPNDANQDKLQQARVGVIGGSGLYAIEGLTDVTEVEVKTPFGTPSDAFRIGRLHGVDVVFLARHGRHHHLLPSEVPYRANLWAMRSLGVRWLISVSAVGSLQEHLKPRDMVVPEQFIDRTMQRPASFFGKGCVAHVSLADPFCSHLSSLLADAAERAMPKGQTLHRGGTYLCMEGPAFSTRAESELYRSWGCDVIGMTNHTEARLAREAEIAYASLSMVTDYDCWHTDHDAVSVDMVIANLQANATATGPILQGVMEAFTEKRPQSSAHNALADALMTRPEAVPGETREALDLFTSPYWGEFKPS from the coding sequence ATGCCCAACGACGCCAATCAGGACAAGCTGCAGCAGGCCCGCGTTGGCGTGATTGGTGGCAGTGGCCTCTACGCCATCGAAGGGCTCACCGATGTGACGGAGGTCGAGGTCAAGACGCCATTTGGAACTCCCTCCGATGCGTTTCGCATCGGACGCCTGCACGGTGTTGATGTGGTGTTTCTGGCGCGTCACGGCCGGCACCATCACCTGCTCCCCAGCGAAGTTCCTTACCGCGCCAATCTCTGGGCCATGCGCTCCCTTGGAGTGCGCTGGCTGATCTCGGTCTCCGCCGTCGGCTCCCTTCAGGAGCACCTCAAACCGAGAGACATGGTGGTGCCTGAACAGTTCATCGACCGCACGATGCAACGGCCCGCGAGCTTCTTCGGCAAGGGTTGCGTTGCCCATGTGAGCCTGGCCGATCCCTTCTGTTCCCACCTCAGCTCGCTGCTGGCGGATGCTGCAGAACGGGCCATGCCGAAGGGTCAGACGCTTCATCGTGGTGGGACCTACCTCTGCATGGAGGGCCCCGCCTTCTCAACCCGCGCCGAGAGTGAGCTTTACCGCAGCTGGGGGTGTGACGTGATTGGAATGACCAACCACACCGAAGCACGGCTGGCCCGTGAGGCGGAGATCGCCTATGCCTCTCTGAGCATGGTCACGGATTACGACTGCTGGCACACCGACCACGATGCCGTGAGCGTGGACATGGTGATTGCCAACCTTCAGGCCAATGCCACGGCCACCGGTCCGATTCTTCAAGGGGTGATGGAAGCGTTCACCGAGAAGCGCCCGCAATCAAGCGCCCACAACGCCCTTGCCGATGCGCTGATGACGCGACCTGAAGCCGTGCCAGGAGAAACTCGCGAGGCCCTCGACCTGTTCACCAGCCCTTACTGGGGTGAATTCAAGCCGTCCTGA
- a CDS encoding DUF3110 domain-containing protein, protein MLVHVLLYDAGQDSEGIHSLELSGSTVVLMFENPDDAERYAGLLEAQDFPVPSIEALDREEIEIFCRQAGYEARLVESGFVPKTDEERLLLAPPSANRDVTNWHEESESSATPDVPDSNEQLDAIRRQLEGLL, encoded by the coding sequence ATGCTGGTTCACGTTCTTCTCTACGACGCCGGACAAGACAGTGAAGGCATTCACTCCCTTGAGCTCTCCGGCTCCACCGTGGTGCTGATGTTCGAGAACCCTGACGACGCGGAGCGCTATGCGGGTTTACTGGAGGCGCAAGACTTCCCAGTTCCTTCGATCGAGGCGCTGGACCGAGAGGAAATCGAGATTTTCTGCCGGCAGGCGGGCTACGAAGCGCGGTTGGTGGAGTCAGGATTTGTGCCCAAGACCGACGAAGAACGTTTGTTGTTAGCCCCCCCTTCCGCCAACAGGGATGTGACCAATTGGCATGAGGAGTCTGAAAGCAGTGCGACCCCTGACGTTCCCGACTCCAATGAACAGCTGGATGCGATTCGCCGCCAGCTTGAAGGACTGCTCTGA
- the dnaK gene encoding molecular chaperone DnaK codes for MGRIVGIDLGTTNSVVAVLEAGRPQVIANAEGTRTTPSVVGYTKESELLVGQAARRQLVLNPRNTYSNLKRFVGRSWDELDDSSLTVPYTVRANSQNNVRVACPVTEREYAPEELVASILRKLVDDASTYLGEPVEAAVITVPAYFNDAQRQATRDAGRLAGIQVERILNEPTAAALAYGFDRSAVKRVLVFDLGGGTFDVSLLRVANGVFDVKSTNGDTQLGGNDFDQRIVDWLAEAFLEQNGIDLRRDRQALQRLTEAAEKAKQELSGVASTPISLPFIATGSDGPLHIETTLERSTFEGLCPDLLDRLLVPVQMALRDSGWAAEDIDDVVLVGGSTRMPMVQQLVRTLIPHDPCQSVNPDEVVAIGAAVQAGILTGELRDLMLNDVTPLSLGLETVGGLMKVLIPRNTPIPVRQSDVFSTSESNQSSVEIHIWQGERQMAADNKSLGRFRLSGIPPAPRGVPQIQVAFDIDANGILQVSATDRTTGRKQSVTIQGGSNLNEDELQALLAEAEARADEDRRTRAAIERRNRALTLVSQAERRLRDAALELGPYGAERQQRAVEMAMRDLQDLLEQDDLQELELGVSALQEALFGLNRRLSAERRSEASPLQGIRNTLGSLKDELFADDDWDDDPWAAPSSRPPASRYGGSRQGLDPWDDDFYR; via the coding sequence ATGGGGCGGATCGTCGGAATCGACCTGGGAACAACCAATTCCGTCGTGGCTGTCTTGGAGGCCGGCAGGCCGCAGGTGATTGCCAATGCGGAAGGCACGCGCACGACGCCATCGGTGGTGGGTTACACCAAAGAATCAGAGCTCCTGGTGGGCCAGGCCGCCCGTCGGCAGCTGGTGTTGAACCCGCGCAATACCTATTCGAACCTCAAACGCTTTGTTGGGCGCAGCTGGGACGAGCTTGACGATTCCAGTCTCACCGTTCCTTACACCGTTCGAGCGAACTCTCAGAACAACGTGCGGGTGGCCTGCCCGGTCACCGAACGGGAGTACGCCCCTGAGGAGCTTGTGGCCAGCATCCTGCGCAAGCTGGTGGATGACGCCTCCACCTATCTCGGCGAACCCGTCGAGGCCGCCGTGATCACGGTGCCGGCCTATTTCAATGATGCCCAGCGCCAAGCCACCCGTGATGCGGGTCGATTGGCGGGCATTCAGGTTGAGCGCATTCTCAATGAACCGACGGCCGCTGCCCTTGCTTATGGCTTCGACCGCAGTGCGGTGAAGCGCGTGCTGGTGTTTGACCTTGGCGGCGGCACCTTTGACGTTTCCCTGCTTCGGGTCGCCAACGGCGTGTTCGATGTCAAATCCACGAATGGGGATACCCAGCTCGGAGGGAATGACTTTGATCAACGCATTGTCGACTGGTTGGCAGAGGCATTTCTGGAGCAGAACGGCATCGATCTGCGTCGTGATCGTCAGGCGCTTCAGCGCTTGACCGAAGCTGCCGAAAAGGCCAAGCAGGAACTCTCCGGTGTGGCCAGTACGCCCATTTCTCTTCCCTTCATTGCCACGGGCAGTGACGGTCCGCTCCACATTGAAACCACCCTGGAACGGTCCACCTTTGAAGGGCTGTGTCCGGATCTGCTGGATCGGCTTCTGGTGCCCGTGCAGATGGCGCTGAGGGACTCAGGGTGGGCCGCTGAAGATATCGACGATGTGGTGTTGGTCGGTGGCAGTACGCGCATGCCGATGGTGCAACAGCTGGTGCGCACCCTGATTCCCCATGACCCTTGTCAGTCGGTGAATCCCGATGAGGTGGTGGCGATTGGAGCTGCCGTGCAGGCCGGGATCCTGACCGGTGAGCTTCGCGATCTGATGCTCAACGACGTCACGCCTCTTTCACTGGGCTTGGAAACCGTGGGGGGCCTGATGAAAGTGCTGATCCCACGCAACACCCCGATCCCGGTGCGGCAGTCCGATGTTTTCAGCACCTCGGAATCCAACCAGTCCTCCGTTGAGATCCATATCTGGCAGGGGGAGCGTCAGATGGCGGCTGACAACAAATCCCTTGGTCGGTTTCGCCTCTCAGGAATCCCTCCTGCGCCTCGCGGGGTTCCTCAGATTCAAGTGGCGTTCGATATCGACGCCAATGGCATCCTCCAGGTCAGTGCCACAGATCGCACCACGGGTCGTAAACAGTCGGTGACCATTCAGGGTGGTTCCAACCTCAACGAAGACGAGTTGCAGGCTCTGCTGGCAGAGGCGGAGGCCAGGGCTGATGAGGATCGCCGCACTCGAGCCGCCATTGAGCGACGCAATCGTGCCCTCACCCTGGTCTCCCAGGCTGAGCGAAGACTTCGTGATGCAGCACTCGAGCTTGGTCCGTACGGCGCTGAACGACAGCAGCGTGCCGTTGAAATGGCGATGCGTGATCTTCAGGATCTGCTGGAACAGGATGACCTGCAGGAGCTGGAGCTCGGGGTCAGCGCTCTCCAGGAGGCTCTGTTCGGTCTCAACCGACGTCTCTCCGCTGAACGCCGTTCTGAGGCCAGCCCCCTTCAGGGCATTCGCAACACTCTCGGTTCTCTGAAGGACGAATTGTTTGCCGATGATGACTGGGATGACGACCCATGGGCGGCGCCCAGTTCCCGACCTCCTGCAAGCCGCTACGGCGGATCACGGCAAGGGCTAGATCCCTGGGACGATGACTTCTACCGCTGA
- the pstC gene encoding phosphate ABC transporter permease subunit PstC, producing MPTDIREMYRLRHRPPSEKLVDTGFNQAAVLMASTVAIVLFAILIIVFSGSLESMKLYGWRFLVTSSWNPVDDEYGAFTAIYGTIVTSLVSLAIAVPLGVGTAIFITESFIPKRARELIGLMVELLAAIPSVVLGLWAIFVLEPVLRPLLTWLHDAFGFIPLFNTVPQGPGMTPAILVLVVMILPIITAISRDSLNQVPIRLRQAAYGVGSTRWTAILQVILPAAISGIVGGVMLALGRAMGETMAVTMIIGNSNNFSWSLLAPGNTIAAMLANQFGEADGSQVSSLMYAAFVLIILTLVVNILAQLIVKRLSLKY from the coding sequence ATGCCCACAGACATCAGGGAGATGTACCGACTGAGGCATCGGCCGCCCTCGGAAAAGCTCGTGGATACAGGCTTCAACCAAGCAGCAGTGCTGATGGCCTCGACGGTGGCCATCGTCTTGTTCGCCATCCTGATCATTGTGTTCTCCGGTTCGCTGGAGTCCATGAAGCTCTACGGATGGAGATTCCTGGTCACATCCAGCTGGAACCCCGTTGACGACGAATACGGCGCGTTCACAGCCATCTACGGAACGATCGTCACCTCCTTGGTCTCTCTGGCCATCGCTGTTCCATTAGGGGTGGGCACGGCAATTTTCATCACCGAAAGTTTTATCCCCAAGAGAGCTCGCGAACTGATTGGCTTGATGGTGGAGCTGTTGGCCGCGATTCCGTCAGTTGTTCTGGGCCTTTGGGCCATTTTCGTGCTTGAACCTGTCTTACGTCCGCTCCTCACATGGCTGCATGACGCTTTCGGGTTCATCCCCCTGTTCAACACCGTTCCTCAGGGACCAGGCATGACCCCCGCCATCCTCGTGCTGGTGGTGATGATCCTGCCCATCATCACCGCGATTTCTAGGGATTCCCTCAATCAGGTTCCGATTCGTCTACGCCAGGCTGCCTACGGGGTTGGCAGCACCCGCTGGACGGCAATCCTTCAAGTGATCTTGCCCGCGGCCATTTCCGGCATCGTCGGCGGCGTGATGTTGGCCCTCGGACGTGCCATGGGAGAAACCATGGCCGTGACGATGATTATCGGAAATTCCAACAATTTCAGCTGGTCGTTGCTGGCTCCCGGTAACACCATTGCAGCCATGCTTGCCAATCAGTTTGGTGAAGCTGATGGCAGCCAGGTTTCTTCTTTGATGTATGCCGCTTTCGTGTTGATCATCCTGACGCTGGTGGTGAACATTCTGGCCCAATTGATTGTTAAACGACTGAGTCTTAAATACTGA
- a CDS encoding peptidylprolyl isomerase — protein METDAGQIRLEMFETDAPNTVANFVKLAKEGFYDGLAFHRVIPGFMAQGGCPNSREGARGMAGTGGPGYTINCEINSRKHAPGVLSMAHAGKNTGGSQFFIVHEAQPHLDGVHTVFGQTGDMDVVLALKNGSRINKVTVQD, from the coding sequence ATGGAGACCGACGCCGGTCAGATCCGGCTCGAGATGTTCGAAACCGACGCTCCGAACACCGTGGCAAACTTCGTCAAGCTGGCCAAAGAGGGCTTCTACGACGGCCTGGCGTTCCACCGTGTGATTCCTGGCTTCATGGCACAGGGCGGTTGCCCCAATTCCCGTGAAGGCGCCCGTGGCATGGCGGGAACCGGTGGCCCTGGCTACACGATCAACTGCGAGATCAACAGCCGGAAGCACGCTCCTGGTGTGCTGTCGATGGCCCATGCCGGCAAGAACACCGGCGGAAGCCAGTTTTTCATCGTGCATGAAGCCCAGCCTCACCTTGATGGCGTTCACACCGTGTTCGGTCAGACCGGTGACATGGATGTGGTGCTGGCCCTGAAAAACGGCTCACGCATCAACAAGGTGACGGTTCAGGACTGA
- a CDS encoding DnaJ C-terminal domain-containing protein, with protein sequence MTSTAEPNYWSLLGLDPDSDAEALKRAFRREARRWHPDLNGNDRQAEERFKLVNEAYAVLSDPKRRRVWEGREQPGTTNVDPFASGFPSFEDYLDVVLGDGPRRRPRAESPESIDAHDPGFETDDAPGSRWPATAAPPPPPPVQAAQSLETDVLLTPDQALHGTAVELELSDGTVVEVQTPPLAGDGWRLRLAGVTPGGGDHFLQLKVQTDEGLRIDGLRVLYRLELLPADAALGCAVDVPTLMGPVTLQVPPGSSSGRLLRLRGRGLEADDRRGDQLVEIVVVIPAALSDAERALYRRLQELALESSES encoded by the coding sequence ATGACTTCTACCGCTGAGCCCAACTACTGGTCGCTGCTTGGCCTGGATCCCGACAGCGACGCTGAAGCACTGAAGCGCGCCTTCCGCCGGGAGGCGCGTCGCTGGCACCCCGATCTCAACGGCAACGATCGCCAAGCGGAGGAACGGTTCAAATTGGTCAATGAGGCCTACGCGGTGCTCAGTGACCCGAAGCGTCGTCGCGTCTGGGAAGGCCGGGAGCAACCAGGCACCACCAACGTTGATCCTTTCGCCAGCGGTTTCCCTTCTTTCGAGGATTATCTCGATGTGGTGCTTGGGGACGGGCCTCGTCGTCGTCCCCGTGCGGAATCGCCGGAGTCGATCGACGCCCACGATCCAGGCTTTGAAACAGACGATGCCCCTGGCTCACGCTGGCCCGCCACAGCGGCTCCACCCCCTCCACCGCCAGTCCAGGCGGCCCAAAGTCTGGAGACTGACGTCTTGTTGACACCAGATCAGGCCCTGCACGGCACGGCGGTGGAGCTTGAGTTGTCGGATGGAACTGTTGTTGAGGTGCAAACACCCCCGCTTGCCGGTGACGGATGGAGACTGCGGTTGGCAGGCGTCACGCCTGGCGGAGGGGACCATTTCCTCCAGTTGAAGGTTCAGACGGATGAAGGCCTTCGCATTGATGGATTGCGCGTTCTCTACCGGCTTGAGCTCTTGCCGGCTGATGCCGCTCTTGGTTGTGCTGTGGATGTTCCGACCCTGATGGGCCCCGTCACGCTCCAAGTTCCTCCAGGGTCATCCAGTGGTCGTTTGCTGCGACTGCGTGGTCGTGGGCTGGAAGCGGATGATCGCCGTGGCGATCAGCTTGTGGAGATTGTGGTGGTGATTCCTGCCGCGTTGAGTGATGCCGAGCGGGCTCTGTATCGCCGGCTTCAAGAACTAGCGCTTGAGTCCTCAGAGAGCTGA